A genome region from Bufo gargarizans isolate SCDJY-AF-19 chromosome 2, ASM1485885v1, whole genome shotgun sequence includes the following:
- the LOC122927676 gene encoding mas-related G-protein coupled receptor member H-like isoform X1, whose protein sequence is MNKMESLNRSNGGLMTGTPYWNNDTILFKPVFNMMIAPVTLVMSVLGMIGNGIVIWYLSFKIKKTNSSIYIFNLAVADAAFMLFMLVFNIFSLVFALIPHLEPQYEDERVINLVGVITLACFFVYNTSLCLLAAISIERCLSVVFPIWYYCNRPRHTSSIVCALIWITSCTLSALEFAFCYSIIYNSRGILKESSQECKIIFIIICSFSFAIFIPSMTVSSFILLVKVQTSSHQRQPKKLYAVITLTVFFFLVFGMPMRVLLLAWYKHHTMPSFPIMDLFCLFCAINSTINPIVYFMVGRHGQNGKITLLSILQAVFRDDSNQLRREQRKPTQETVT, encoded by the coding sequence ATGAATAAAATGGAATCATTAAACAGAAGTAATGGGGGTCTAATGACAGGAACACCATACTGGAATAATGATACCATATTGTTTAAACCGGTATTCAATATGATGATCGCCCCAGTGACATTAGTCATGTCAGTGTTGGGAATGATTGGAAATGGTATTGTGATCTGGTATCTCTCATTTAAGATTAAGAAAACCAATTCATCCATCTATATCTTTAACCTTGCTGTGGCTGATGCAGCATTTATGCTATTCATGttagtttttaatattttttcattgGTTTTTGCCCTTATACCGCACTTGGAACCACAATATGAGGATGAACGTGTTATTAACTTGGTAGGGGTAATAACTCTAGCTTGTTTCTTTGTCTACAACACTAGTCTGTGTCTTCTAGCAGCTATAAGTATAGAGAGATGTCTATCTGTTGTCTTTCCCATATGGTATTACTGTAACAGACCTAGGCACACATCCTCAATCGTATGTGCTCTTATATGGATCACTTCTTGTACTCTTAGCGCACTCGAGTTTGCATTTTGTTATAGTATTATCTACAATAGTAGAGGTATACTTAAGGAGTCCAGTCAGGAATGCAAAATTATCTTCATTATTATTTGTAGTTTTAGTTTTGCAATTTTTATACCTTCCATGACAGTTTCAAGTTTTATTCTGCTTGTCAAAGTACAGACAAGTTCTCATCAACGACAACCAAAGAAGTTATATGCGGTCATCACACTTACAGTCTTTTTTTTCCTTGTGTTTGGAATGCCCATGAGAGTGTTATTGCTTGCATGGTACAAGCACCATACCATGCCATCCTTCCCCATCATGGAccttttttgtctgttttgtgCGATCAACAGTACCATAAACCCAATAGTTTATTTCATGGTAGGACGCCATGGCCAAAATGGAAAAATTACACTCCTGTCAATTCTTCAGGCAGTTTTTCGAGATGATTCGAATCAGTTAAGAAGGGAACAAAGAAAGCCAACACAAGAGACCGTAACATGA